In the genome of Nomascus leucogenys isolate Asia chromosome 12, Asia_NLE_v1, whole genome shotgun sequence, the window ACAGTGGGGCGGGGGGAAAGTCAGGTCTGGATGTTAGGGGTTTTTCTTCTGTTGCCCTTTCACCATGTACATGTCAGGGGTCTTGAATACCAGATGGGAGGTTCACTTTTGTCCCAGAGGACTGTGGAGTCATGGAAGAACCTGAAGCAGGGAGAGGCGGGGTGGGGTTTGTGTTTGGAAGGCACACTGTTTGAGCTTCAGGAAGGTGAAAGCCTAGCATAGCCGCTGggtggagaaggagagaaagtcaGCCCGGCCTGAAGGAATCGATGGAGTCTGAGGGAGCATGGTGGGACAGGGCCTGGGGATGGAGGTGCTGTGTCCCCAGCTTGAGCAGGAGGGTTTTTCTACTCTGAACACGGGGTAGGAGTGGGGGAGATGGTTTGTAGCCCTGGTGTGGGGTTGGTGCCTGGAAGCATGAGGCACTGGGGAGGCACAGGGAGCCGATGAAAAAAGCAGTTCTGATGAAAACTATGGTCAGCAGGAAACGGGTAAGAGACCAAGAGGAGAGGGGCTTCAGGGCATCTGGGGAGGAGTGGAGCTCCATAGTACATGCCAGGAGCCTTGGTCCTGTTTCAGGAGTAGCCTACCTGAGTGCCACCAGCAATTACACATGTCTGGCTTGGTTGTAGACGTGGCAAGATAGCAAGAAGTTTCTGGCTTAACGAACTCTGTGAATGTTGGATTCACGGATTGGGTATGACTACTCTGGGTCTCCCACCCCCAGAAAGTTTAGCACAAGTCACACAGCAGTGTCAAGAAGCCCTTGTTTACATTTCACACACCCTTTAGGCCCTTCTCCCAGCCAGCCTGATACCAAATTCACAGAGTTCACAAACTCTGTGAACTCTCTCCACCTAGTTGCTGTTGCCTAAAATCCGGGAGTTCTAGATTCTTCTTTTCCTCACCCTACATATCCAAACCCATCAGCAAGTAGTATTCACTGCCACCCTTAAAACTTATTTGAGTCCATTTGCTCTCCCCCTTTACTACCTTTATCCTAGTCCAACCTCTGGGATCCTGCCTGGACTACTGCAGTGGCCTCCAACTGGTTTCCCTGTTTATGGCTCTCCCACCACACTGGGTTAAACCTTTCTCAGAGCCTTTACACATTTCATTCTGTGAGAATGAAAATACGAGCTGCTCGCTCTGACTTAGAGCCCTGCCCTTGCATGGTATACTTGAACCTCCAAGCTAATATTCTGCTTTTCCACGTGCCCCATTCAGGTTTAGCCACTCAGCTGTGCAAAATCTTATTCCCAATTTAGGGTCACCATGTGCTCTGACCTCTGCCTGGAGTGCTTTGCCCCTGCCCTCAGCTCAGTGTCACGTATGCCCTCTTGTCTCTCTTAGCACTCCGATGTTTTCTCTGTTACCTCCCTCCCCTAGAGAAGCCAACTTGCCGTGAGAGGAAGGACCCCACCTGTCATGGCCATGGCGGTAGCCTTGGTGCTTAGAGCACAGCCTGGCACATGgtgatgctcaataaatagctgGCAAGAGAGTCACTAAAGAACGAGGAACAGAGAAAATGGCACAGGCGTGGGGAGTAAAAATGATGCATCTGATTGCGCTTGAGGTGCCTGTGGGATGCCTGGTCTCAGGCTTAGAAAGGTCTGAGCTGACCTcacaccgtggctcatgcctgtaatcccagcactttgggaggctgaggcaggcagatcacttaaggtcaggagcttgagaccagcctggccaacgtagtgaaaccttatctctactaaaaatacaaaaaaaaaaaaaagattgggcacggtggctcatgcctgtaatccctgcactttgggaggccaatgtgggcggatcacctgaggtcagtagttcgagaccagcctggccaaaatggtgaaccccatctctactaaaaataccaaaaaaattagctgggcgtggtggtgggcgcctgtaatcccacctactcgggaggctgaggcaggaggttgggAGGCaacctcttgaacccaggaggcagaggttgcagtgagccgagattgcaccactgcactccatcctgggcaacagagcaagactccgtctcaaaaaaccaaaacaaaaagccGAACATGGTGGTgttgcacctgtagtctcagctactcaggaggcgaaggcaggagaatcgcttgaacccaggaggcagaggttgcagtgagctgagatcgcgccactgtattccagcttgggcaccagagcaagactctgtctcaaaaaaaaaaaaaaggtctgagCTGAGAGATTTGTGAGGGTGTCAGACGTCTGTTTTCTGACTGAAGCAGTTGACATCTCTGTTTTGAGGGCCAATGCAAGAGCAGAAGGGCTCCTGCCAAGTCAACCCTGGAAGGAGCCAGGATGGCTTAAGCCTAGGCCCCAGAGATCCCATATTGGGTTTGGTGGTGTTAACTTGAAAATCACTAGATCagctggatgaggtggctcacgcctataatcccagcactttgggtggtcaaggcgggtggatcacctgaggttaggagttcgagaccagcctgaccaatatggtgaaaccccgtctctactaaaagtacaaaaatcagctggcgcagtggcaggcatctgtaatcccagctactcggaaggctgaggcaggagaatcgcttgaacctgggaagcagaggttgcagtgagccaaggtggcgccattgtactctgtctcaaaaaacaaaacaaaaaaaatcactagatcaataaatttgaaaaggagactttatttctcttttataaagggTTACAACCTGCAGGCTGGCCATCCCACTGGCTAGGAAGCAGAGCCTCCAGCCAAAGCCTTAACAGGCacttggagggagggaggagtaaGATAGGAATTTTAGTTGAATGGATTGGTCAACAGGTTACCGGAAGAACTACAAATATTTACGGAGGGGGTCCTGACATATGCATAttgaacaaacatgcatgttaTATACCATCCATGTTCACCTTGGAGTGGAgacttaatatttaaatgtttcgCAGTTAGGCCCTATAcgtcaaaaagacaaaagcacTCAAGTGTGCATCCTCTGTAGACTGGCTGGAACCCGTCCATGGCCGATGGtcttatcaggagaaagttactgaaatcagtctcttgtcccACCAAAGCTATAATTATGGCTTGTGGAACAGGGGCGTAGGGGTCAGCATCTGACAGTGGGTGAGCTGCAAATTTTTTGTCTATTATTTATATTACCACATTATACGAATTGTTTTAATATTGGTTATCTCAAGTCCTGTACTTGTTTAGCtgccacagaaaaagaaaatcctcgCGGCAGTTAGAGCGTAGTCTCTTCTTGAAGTGCAGAGGTGCatgacttaacccttgcctggcatggCCTTAGATCCTATTTATAATTAGGTATCTTATTGACACAAACAATGCATTCTGTCAGTCTTGTGATCTCTGCTTTGACGTTAATGCTGGTCATTTGTTGTGTCTAAACTGCAAAAGGGCATGGGCATAACAAGGCATGTTTGACGTCCCTTCCCATCATAGCTGGAAACCCTGTTTTTAAGGTTCCCTGGGGTCCCGTTGGCCAAAAGGGGGTCCATTTAGTTGGTTGGGGGGTGtaggattttctttttggtttacagtTCTTAGCCCTGATGCGGACCATTTCCATCCTATCTAGGTTTACCAAGATTCAAAACACAAAGCTGACCATGAAGCGCGACGGCATTGGGTCAGTGCGGTACCAGGTCTTGGAGGTGTCTCGGCAACCACTCTTCACCAATATCACAGTGGACATTGGGCGGCCCCCGTCGTGGCCCCCTCGGGGCTGACACTAACGGACAGAGGCTCTCGGTGCCGAAGATTGCCTGCCAGAGGACTGACCACAGCCTGGCTGGCAGCTGCTCTGTGGAGGACCTCCAGGACTGAGACTGTGGGCTCTGTTTTCCGAGGGTCTTCACTAGGCCCCCTAGCTACACTTGGAAGTTTCAGAACCCACTTTGGGGGGCCTCCTGCCTGGGCAGGCTCTTCAAGTGTGGCCCTCTTTGGAGTCAACCCTCCTTCCCGACCCCCTCCCCCTAGCCCAGCCCCAGTCACTGTCAGGGTCAGGCCAGCCCCTGCACTGCCTCGCAGAGTGGCCTGGGCTAGGTCActccacctctctgtgcctcagtttcccccccCTTGAGTCCCCTAGGGCCTGGAAGGGTGGCAGGTATGTCTAGGGGGCAGTGTCTCTTCCAGGGGGAATTCTCAGCTCTTGGGAACCCCCTTGCTCCCAGGGGAGGGGAAACctttttcattcaacattgtAGGGGGCAAGCTTTGGTGCGCCCCCTGCTGAGGAGCAGCCCCAGGAGGGGACCAGAGGGGATGCTGTGTCGCTGCCTGGGATCTTGGGGTTGGCCTTTGCATGGGAGGCAGGTGGGGCTTGGATCAGTAAGTCTGGTTCCCGCCTCCCTGTctgagagaggaggcaggagccCCAGGGCCGGCTTGTGTTTGTACATTGCACAGAAACTTGTGTGGGTGCTTTAGTAAAAAACGTGAATGGAGCAGCTCCCTTGtctgtttgggggtgggggtcggGTCCCTGAACGTGGTTACCCTGAGTGTGTTGTGGTGGAAGGGCACTTGGGGTACCTGGCCCAACAAGTAAACCTGACCCGGGCCACCGTGGTTCTCCGAGCGCTGCCACTTCCTAGGCTTTCACTGGCATTAAGGGGAAGTTTGTCCTTGCACTGCTTCTGGGCCAGTGGAGGCGACGAAGTAATAAACCCGTGGACCCAGATTTCTCAGGTCTTAACACGCTCCCTGAGGCCTAAAGGTGCCCAGGGCCGAGCCCAAAGTGCTTGGGGTCAGGACTCGGTGGAGCACCAAGCTGAGTCTTAACTCCCAGCCGGTACGCGCCGCCCGCCGGACCAAACACGGGAGGGGGCGGGGCCCTAGAGTCGCGGCGTGGTTTCCCGGGTGATGGCCACGCGGAAGAGGTGGGGCTAGGGCCCTGGTTCCCACTGCCTGGTTTCTGAGTCCCCGGCATCCGAATCGGCCAAAAGCCGGGCAGAAGAGAGCGCCAAGGACTGGCGGTTCCGGACCGGGCAATCCCACCCGAGGGGACCAGCGGCAGAGCATGGGTGGGGCTTGGGAGAGGGCGGGGCCCATAGACGGGCGGGGTTTGGTGTGCGTTGCCGGCGGGCCCGCGGTACGTCCTGCACTCTGACCTGCGGCCCGTAGGTCCCAGCCGGGGACGGAGGCGCCGGTGGGTCATGCTCCGGCACTCCCCCTCGCTGTGGGAGTTGGTGGAGGAGCACGTTCCGCTCCGGGAGCGACCCGAAGTGAAGAGGATTCTGGGGGAGGCGGCGGTGGACCTGAGCCTGGAGCTGCGGgcggaggtggggagagggaaggtGGGCCACGCCCCTGGCCTGCCCCACGACTCGGGCGATTTCCCACCTCCTGCGGGTCCCTGGCCCTGCCGGGTAACTCCCGAGATCCTATCCTGGTCTCCCCTTTGACTCCgccctctccctcactcccccagcccccaccattCGGGTAACTCCCCTCCCCAGTCGACCGGCAAGATATCCCAGCTCTCCTTGCAGGTGGCGATGTTACGGGCACTGCTCCAAGAGGCTCGATCCTCTCAAGCCCCCAGCTCCCGCCCCATCTCTGACCCCTCTTCTCTTCTGGCACCACCGCCTCTCCTAAAGGACCTCTTGCGCCAGGAACTCCGGCAGTTGCTCCAGAGTCTCCGCCACAAAGCCATCTGTGAGGGCAGGTGGGAGCCTCAGGCCTGGGCCCTTTCTCTAGATACCAGGTGGGCTAGCCCTGCCCCTAACAAGGAGCCAGGGTTGCCTTTTCTGTGGTTTCCAGAAAGGAGCCTCTCAGCTTCCTTCCTGTGCACCTTCTGCAGGGACCAGGCCCAAGCTTGGGTCCAGTATAGCCCCAGGGTCCTGCACTTTGCCTTGGAGGAGCCCACGTGTGATTTTCCAGAACAGGAGATATTCCAGATGAGAGGTGGTGGGCCCAGGTAAGGTGATGGTAGGAGAGAGGGATCTGTCCCTGCTTGGCAGAGGGCCCTAGCCCACTGGTGGGTTGCACCTGGCTCCGTGCAGGAGATTCTAGTCACGGGCTGGGCACTTCCACCGCCACTTGAGATAGAGATCAGCCCATGAGGGCTACGGAAACCCAGAGGAAACACCTGCCTAGCCTGGGGACAGGCAAAGCTTCCTGGAGAAAGTGGTTTGATCTGCCTGTTGTAGTATGAGGAGCAGTTTTCAAGGAGATGAAAGAGAAGAGCTTCgtaggaagagggaagaaaggaagccaTGTCCAGCAGGCAGTTGTTCCTCAGGCATAGAGAACTGGAGTGAGGGCTGGGctagggaggcagggagagctgAAGAGGATGGTCACAAATGGTATTTACAGCTGGGActgaatgagataaaatattcatAAGTGGATGGCAGCAACTTTTTCTAATCCTCACACAGCCTGAGGAGGTGGGCAAAATCTCCATTTTGCACAAGAAGAAATTaaaggccgggcatagtggctcatgcctgtaatcccagcactttgggaggctgaggcgggaggatggcttgaggccaggagtttgagatcagcctgggcaacacaggaagaccccatctttacaaaaagtgaaaaaaaaagttagatgaggtggcacacgcctgtattcccagctacttgggaggctgaggtgggagaattgcttgagcgcaggaattcggggctacagtgagctatgattgcacctgtgcactccaacctgggtgacaaagaccctgtctctaaaaaaaaagaagaaagaagaggaagaaaagaagcagcagcagcagcagcagccgcctgggcaacatagtgagaccccatctgtgcaaaatttttttttttttttttgagacggagtctcgctctgtcacccaggctgtcactgcaagctccgcctcccgggttcacaccattctcctgcctcagcctctccgagtagctgggactacaggcgcccgccaccacgcccagctaattttttttttttgtatttttagtagagacggggtttcactgtggtctcgatctcctgacctcgtgatccgcccgcctcggcctcccaaagtgctgggattataagcatgagccaccacgcccggccctgtgCAAAAAATTGAACAGGtatggtggcgcgcacctatagtcccagctactcaggaggctgatgtgggaagagcacttgagcccgggatgtcaaggctgcagtgagccaagatagtgctactgcactccagcctgggcaacagagcacaatcttgtctcaaaaaaaaaaaaaaaaaggaaaagaaactaaagctcagaagCGATAAGTGATTTGTCTGAAGTCACACACAATGAAGGGTGGCAGAGCTCATTTGCAAACCTAGGCTCCCAAACTCACTCTTTGTACTATATTATATTGCCTTTGTGAGAAAAGAAACAGTTGTCTAGAAGTGATATTTGGGTCCTGAAGGCCTGAGGTGAGCAACATGGGGAGAGTTGATAGTGACTTCATTGCCAGCAGCGGTCACAGAGATCTCAGCATCATCAAGGACCAACTGAACGTGTCCAACATTGACCAGGTGGCCAGACACCTGAGGTGAGGCCCAGGGGCACCTGCGTGTGTGTAGGCAGGGGTGGAGACAGGGATGGATCTTGAGGTGCTGGGATTGTGAGACAGGAGGTGGGTAATATACTTGGCGGGGAGACCCATGTGCGTAAGGCTGAGAGGTGGAAAGAGCTGGCTGCTACAGAGCTAGTGAGGTTGCTTTCAGGAAGCAGCCAAGTACAGATGCCATGGCcgagcatgatggtgcatgcctataatcccagcaatttgggaggccgaggcaagaggatgatttgggcccaggaattcgaaaccagcttggccaacatggcaaaaccccatctctaccaaaacaaatataaaaattagctgggcatggtggtgcacgcctctatcagttacttgggaggctgaggtgagaggagatTGATTGAGCCCTGGAAggtaaggctacagtgagtcatgatgggtggcagagcaagaccccgtttctttctttcttttttttttttttattttgagatgaagtcttgctctgtcgcccaggctggagtgcagtggcgtgatctcggctcactgcaagctccgcctcctgggttcacaccattctcctgcctcggcctcccgagtagctgggactacagatgcctgccaccacgcccggctaatttttttgtatttttagtagagatggggtttcaccgtgttagccaggatggtctcgatctcctgacctcgtgatccgcccatctcagccacccaaagtgctgggattacaggcgtgagccaccacgcctggccgaccctgtttcaaaaataaatataaatatcttgaCACAGGGGTAGCCACAgaggattttaagcagaggaagGGCTGTGATGTGGGGGAAGATGGAGGCAAGAAGAATCACAGTGCACAAGTGTGGGAGAGAGAAGGATGCCTGCCAGGGTGAGGCAGGCGAGGGGAAGACACTTCCTGCCCAGAAAGAGCCTTGCAGGTGCCAGAAGTCTATGCTGGGGCAGCCCCCAAGCAGCAGAGGGCAGTGCGGGCTGAGGAAGGACAGGTTGGGTGGGGCTTCTGCTGAGGCTGGAGGTTGGGGCCATGTGGTGGACTCAGCTGAGCCCTGGTCCTGTGTCTCGGGTTCTGGCTGCTGCTCCGTCATCTCCCAGGGGCCTTCTGGAGGAGGAGTGTCACACCTTGGAGAGGGAGATCCCCATCCTGCAGGTGAGCCGCAGCCCTGGGCCCTCCCCTGAGCCTCACTGCTGAGCGTAGACTCTCACCTGGGTGAGACCCATGTACCTGTGTGCATACATAGGTGCATGTGCAGGCTGTGTGAGTCCTGCATCCATTTCTCAGGGGTGCATGCTTGTGTGCAGCTGCAAAATCCTGGAGGCCCAGGATTCTAGTTGAGCCCTTAAGGCCAGGGCCAACCGTTTTAGGTCTTTTGCCTCCTTCCTTTACCTAAGTCTGGGTGCAGGCCCCACCACTAGCTTGCCAAACTCAGCTCTTCCGCAAGGCTGGTATTCCCTGGGGAACGTGGCTGCCCTCATGGGGGATGGGCTGAAGGGGCTGCACGGGCCTGCCCTGGGGATCTTGGCCTCTGTATCCTGCCTTGCCCCACCCCTGCCTTGAGTCTGGGCACTGACGCAGCTCTCCCTGCAGCGCTGCCTGGAAGAGGAGTATATGAGGCCTTGCCACCCCTCTAAGGGAGCCCTGGAGCCCACCCTGGCAGGTGAGGACACGGAGCAGGGCCCAGAACACCCAGCCTCCTGCTCCCAGCCCACACTTGTACACATTCTAGAAGAGCTGGGCACTGTCTCAGCCGAATCTCTCCTTCAGAGCTAAAGGAACAGAAGAAGGCCATGGAGCAGGAGCTGCAGGCATCTGTGGGGCCTTCTTGTGTCTCTCCCAATCACAGGTAAACCAACAGTAGACACAGGGCAGGGTGGACTGAAGGATCAGACCACCACCCCTCACagttactctttctttctttttttttttttttttttttgagacggagtcttgccctggcacccaggctggagtgcagtggcgcgatctcggctcactgcaagccccgcctcccgggttcacgccattctcctgcctcagcctctctgagtagctgggactacaggcgcccgccaccacgcccggctaattttctgtatttttggtagagacggggtttcaccatggtctcgatctcctgacctcgtgatccgcccgcctcggcctcccaaagtgctgggattacaagcgtgagccaccgcgcccggccaacacagtTACTCTTTCTTGTCCAGGCAGCGGCCCTTGGGGTCCTCCACACAGGGCCTCAGCCCCCTGCTTCCCCTCTGCGGGGTTGCACCTCTCCAGTGCTGCCTGCCTGCACCTCCTCTGGAGCCCTGCCTTCGACCTCGAGGCCAGTCCACTACCCATCGCTGGGGACGGCAGCTTCAGTGCAGCCCCAGGGAAGGGCCAGCTTCCACACCTATGTCCAGTGCAGCACCCCAGGCCCCAGCCTGAAGGGCTGGTCACCGAGTAGGCTCTGGCTTCTGCCAGGACGCACCTGTCTGCCGCTGCCGCCTCAGCTGCTTTGGCCCAGCCAGCTTCAGATCTGGTCTTGGATGAGCTCTCGCCGGGACCCCAAGGCTGTTGGTCTGTCTGGCCCTTGCCCCACCCCCTTGCCAGATCCCTGGTGTCTGGAGCTGAGTGGCCGGGCATCGGTCCCAATCATCAAAGCCTTTGGCCTTTCTCCTCCCAGGCCTCCACAAAGGCCTGGCAGACAGAGGTCTCATTCCAGCCTGACTCTTGTCCCCTGGGGGACCCAGACAAAGCACAGCAGCCACTCAGAGACACGAATAGAAATTTCATTAAAATCTATGGACTTTAAAATCCTAGTGGTGCATGATGGGCAGGGATGGGCGGCGCACCGTTATTGCTACAGAGGATTAGAGGTGGCTTGGCCTGGGCTGTCACTGCACAGAGGACGGACAAATGGACACTTCAGGGATGCAGACACTTCAGAAGGGGCTCCCGCTCCAGAGAGGGGAAGGCCATGTGGGCTGGGGCCATTTGGCACATGAACGAGGGCAGCACATTTGGGAAGACTGGGCTTTTAGCCTGATGGAGGGAGGGCAAGGGGGTGTCGTGCAGGGTCCCCTTCCCCGGGGTGCTGGGCTCAAACCTCCTGTGGagcagcccccaccccatcccccagaAACAAATGCTTTGGGCAGGCTGCTGGATCACGGGCCTCTGCTGGCTGGGCCTGACAGCCAGGGCTGGAATGAGGGGCAGAGACCCTGGAGCAGCCCAGTGAGGTGCAAGCAGGCCTGGAAGACAGACTGGACCCGAGGCTGGGGTTGAGGAGGTGGCGACCACAGAGAATACaatgtttacaaaaataattacacagATAAACAGGGCTGGGCAGCACAGCCTGACAAGTAACACTGTGCAGCCCCCCAGCCCCTCATCCTGCCCCTAGGGAGGAAGAGCCAAATGTGCCTGGCAGAGGCTGGGGTCTGCTCTGAGGGCAGGAGCACTAGTCACGGGGCTGGAGGCCCACCCAGAACCTCAGCTCAGGGCAGGGTATAAGGGTATCAGAGGCCACGTAAAGCCGTCCAGGCCACTGGGGACCTGGCCCGAGACCCCTCCAAAGTGCTTTGGACCTCCCAGCaaccctccactcccacccctccccccagcTGCCATCTTGGCATCCAAAGGACGTGTAAACACTGGGGACACGAGCATGAATGACTGCACTAGCAGTGGTGACCAAGGTGACAGCAGCCGTCCTGGCCAGGGCGTGGCAGGGGGCAGGCGGAGACACCTGGTCTCTGCCTCACCAGTCTCTGCAGTGGGAGcacggggtgggggtggggccacTCCCCTGGCAGCCATGCTCATATCCGGGAGTCCTGGAGGCGGCTGGAGCCATTACTGCCCACAATGGGGATCTGGGCCTTGTCCGGATGCAGTGGCTGAACCTCGAAGCCGTCCTCAGGAGAGGGGGCCATGGTGGGGGCGTAGCGCCCAGTCCGgtgctccaggagggcagggcccCAGTCTCTGCTTGGCTTTGTGGCATTTTTCAAACGCTGCATGAGGTAGGCATGGGGCACAGGGGCAGGGCACGTCAGGAGGGAGCCCTTAAGCCCCTTCCAGCCGGCCCCTCCCATTTCGCCTGGCTACCCAGCCTGCCCCTGCCCTCACCTGGAGGAGCGTGTCCCCGTCTGTGCGGCAGAGCCGGAACA includes:
- the CCDC24 gene encoding coiled-coil domain-containing protein 24 isoform X6, producing the protein MLRHSPSLWELVEEHVPLRERPEVKRILGEAAVDLSLELRAEVGRGKVAMLRALLQEARSSQAPSSRPISDPSSLLAPPPLLKDLLRQELRQLLQSLRHKAICEGRDQAQAWVQYSPRVLHFALEEPTCDFPEQEIFQMRGGGPSGHRDLSIIKDQLNVSNIDQVARHLRGLLEEECHTLEREIPILQRCLEEEYMRPCHPSKGALEPTLAELKEQKKAMEQELQASVGPSCVSPNHRQRPLGSSTQGLSPLLPLCGVAPLQCCLPAPPLEPCLRPRGQSTTHRWGRQLQCSPREGPASTPMSSAAPQAPA
- the CCDC24 gene encoding coiled-coil domain-containing protein 24 isoform X12, with the translated sequence MLRHSPSLWELVEEHVPLRERPEVKRILGEAAVDLSLELRAEVGRGKVAMLRALLQEARSSQAPSSRPISDPSSLLAPPPLLKDLLRQELRQLLQSLRHKAICEGSGHRDLSIIKDQLNVSNIDQVARHLRGLLEEECHTLEREIPILQRCLEEEYMRPCHPSKGALEPTLAELKEQKKAMEQELQASVGPSCVSPNHRQRPLGSSTQGLSPLLPLCGVAPLQCCLPAPPLEPCLRPRGQSTTHRWGRQLQCSPREGPASTPMSSAAPQAPA
- the CCDC24 gene encoding coiled-coil domain-containing protein 24 isoform X2, producing MLRHSPSLWELVEEHVPLRERPEVKRILGEAAVDLSLELRAEVGRGKVAMLRALLQEARSSQAPSSRPISDPSSLLAPPPLLKDLLRQELRQLLQSLRHKAICEGRWEPQAWALSLDTRDQAQAWVQYSPRVLHFALEEPTCDFPEQEIFQMRGGGPSGHRDLSIIKDQLNVSNIDQVARHLRGLLEEECHTLEREIPILQRCLEEEYMRPCHPSKGALEPTLAELKEQKKAMEQELQASVGPSCVSPNHRQRPLGSSTQGLSPLLPLCGVAPLQCCLPAPPLEPCLRPRGQSTTHRWGRQLQCSPREGPASTPMSSAAPQAPA
- the CCDC24 gene encoding coiled-coil domain-containing protein 24 isoform X8, with amino-acid sequence MLRHSPSLWELVEEHVPLRERPEVKRILGEAAVDLSLELRAEVGRGKVAMLRALLQEARSSQAPSSRPISDPSSLLAPPPLLKDLLRQELRQLLQSLRHKAICEGRWEPQAWALSLDTRDQAQAWVQYSPRVLHFALEEPTCDFPEQEIFQMRGGGPRGLLEEECHTLEREIPILQRCLEEEYMRPCHPSKGALEPTLAELKEQKKAMEQELQASVGPSCVSPNHRQRPLGSSTQGLSPLLPLCGVAPLQCCLPAPPLEPCLRPRGQSTTHRWGRQLQCSPREGPASTPMSSAAPQAPA
- the CCDC24 gene encoding coiled-coil domain-containing protein 24 isoform X5; its protein translation is MLRHSPSLWELVEEHVPLRERPEVKRILGEAAVDLSLELRAEVGRGKVAMLRALLQEARSSQAPSSRPISDPSSLLAPPPLLKDLLRQELRQLLQSLRHKAICEGRDQAQAWVQYSPRVLHFALEEPTCDFPEQEIFQMRGGGPSSGHRDLSIIKDQLNVSNIDQVARHLRGLLEEECHTLEREIPILQRCLEEEYMRPCHPSKGALEPTLAELKEQKKAMEQELQASVGPSCVSPNHRQRPLGSSTQGLSPLLPLCGVAPLQCCLPAPPLEPCLRPRGQSTTHRWGRQLQCSPREGPASTPMSSAAPQAPA
- the CCDC24 gene encoding coiled-coil domain-containing protein 24 isoform X3, which codes for MLRHSPSLWELVEEHVPLRERPEVKRILGEAAVDLSLELRAEVAMLRALLQEARSSQAPSSRPISDPSSLLAPPPLLKDLLRQELRQLLQSLRHKAICEGRWEPQAWALSLDTRDQAQAWVQYSPRVLHFALEEPTCDFPEQEIFQMRGGGPSSGHRDLSIIKDQLNVSNIDQVARHLRGLLEEECHTLEREIPILQRCLEEEYMRPCHPSKGALEPTLAELKEQKKAMEQELQASVGPSCVSPNHRQRPLGSSTQGLSPLLPLCGVAPLQCCLPAPPLEPCLRPRGQSTTHRWGRQLQCSPREGPASTPMSSAAPQAPA
- the CCDC24 gene encoding coiled-coil domain-containing protein 24 isoform X1 codes for the protein MLRHSPSLWELVEEHVPLRERPEVKRILGEAAVDLSLELRAEVGRGKVAMLRALLQEARSSQAPSSRPISDPSSLLAPPPLLKDLLRQELRQLLQSLRHKAICEGRWEPQAWALSLDTRDQAQAWVQYSPRVLHFALEEPTCDFPEQEIFQMRGGGPSSGHRDLSIIKDQLNVSNIDQVARHLRGLLEEECHTLEREIPILQRCLEEEYMRPCHPSKGALEPTLAELKEQKKAMEQELQASVGPSCVSPNHRQRPLGSSTQGLSPLLPLCGVAPLQCCLPAPPLEPCLRPRGQSTTHRWGRQLQCSPREGPASTPMSSAAPQAPA
- the CCDC24 gene encoding coiled-coil domain-containing protein 24 isoform X11, giving the protein MLRHSPSLWELVEEHVPLRERPEVKRILGEAAVDLSLELRAEVGRGKDLLRQELRQLLQSLRHKAICEGRDQAQAWVQYSPRVLHFALEEPTCDFPEQEIFQMRGGGPSSGHRDLSIIKDQLNVSNIDQVARHLRGLLEEECHTLEREIPILQRCLEEEYMRPCHPSKGALEPTLAELKEQKKAMEQELQASVGPSCVSPNHRQRPLGSSTQGLSPLLPLCGVAPLQCCLPAPPLEPCLRPRGQSTTHRWGRQLQCSPREGPASTPMSSAAPQAPA
- the CCDC24 gene encoding coiled-coil domain-containing protein 24 isoform X4, which produces MLRHSPSLWELVEEHVPLRERPEVKRILGEAAVDLSLELRAEVAMLRALLQEARSSQAPSSRPISDPSSLLAPPPLLKDLLRQELRQLLQSLRHKAICEGRWEPQAWALSLDTRDQAQAWVQYSPRVLHFALEEPTCDFPEQEIFQMRGGGPSGHRDLSIIKDQLNVSNIDQVARHLRGLLEEECHTLEREIPILQRCLEEEYMRPCHPSKGALEPTLAELKEQKKAMEQELQASVGPSCVSPNHRQRPLGSSTQGLSPLLPLCGVAPLQCCLPAPPLEPCLRPRGQSTTHRWGRQLQCSPREGPASTPMSSAAPQAPA
- the CCDC24 gene encoding coiled-coil domain-containing protein 24 isoform X7 is translated as MLRHSPSLWELVEEHVPLRERPEVKRILGEAAVDLSLELRAEVAMLRALLQEARSSQAPSSRPISDPSSLLAPPPLLKDLLRQELRQLLQSLRHKAICEGRDQAQAWVQYSPRVLHFALEEPTCDFPEQEIFQMRGGGPSSGHRDLSIIKDQLNVSNIDQVARHLRGLLEEECHTLEREIPILQRCLEEEYMRPCHPSKGALEPTLAELKEQKKAMEQELQASVGPSCVSPNHRQRPLGSSTQGLSPLLPLCGVAPLQCCLPAPPLEPCLRPRGQSTTHRWGRQLQCSPREGPASTPMSSAAPQAPA